A DNA window from Polyangiaceae bacterium contains the following coding sequences:
- a CDS encoding HAMP domain-containing protein — MTQAITAQHLDLDHKMLLGALRAFQRGDFAVRLPDELIGIDGEICSAFNDLAQTAESLCTDVTELRRSVGQEGRTQHRIKSLDVRGGWATYVLAVNALLDDLTAHSNEVVNVVAAVARGDLTQFVDVDGGEDILQGDFLRSARSVNAMVRQLAVFGSEVTRVAREVGIEGKLGAQAQVEGVSGTWKELTDNVNLMAKNLTAQVREIARVTTAVAQGDLSKTINIEVQGEIQELKRTINTMVGQLSAFADEVTRVAREVGTDGILGGQAQVRGVSGVWRELTENVNSMANNLTFQVRNIAEVASAIAAGDLSKKITVKVEGEISELKNTINTMVDQLGSFADEVTRVAREVGTDGILGGQAQVRGVSGVWRELTENVNSMANNLTDQVRNVAEVVTAIAEGDLSHKITVDARGEMLTLKSTINSTVDKLNSFSSEVTRVARLVGTEGTLGVQADVRDVSGIWKELTDNVNTMGQNLTDQVRDIAEVTTAVANGDLSRKITVEVRGEILTLKNTINNMVDALSSFADEVNRLARDVGTEGVLGGQAVVGDVSGIWKELTDNVNSMARNLTNQVRNIAGVARAVAGGDLSKKITVDVRGEVLDLKNTINAMVDQLNAFGAEVARVAREVGVEGKLGGQARVEGVQGTWKELTDNVNLMAKNLTNQVRDIATVTTAVARGDLTRQIAVDASGEILELKNTINTMVDQLGAFADEVTRLASEVGIEGKLGSQADVRGVSGTWRDLTDAVNSMANNLTDQVRNISQVATAIAQGDLEKKIVVDARGEILELKNTINTMVDQLSSFAEQVTRVAREVGTEGKLGGQASVEGVRGIWKELTDNVNLMASNLTNQVRDISQVSTAIARGDLGRKITVQVRGEILDLKNTINTTVDQLSSFADEVTRVARDVGVEGKLGGQAEVRGVSGIWKELTDNVNLMAKNLTNQVRDIATVTTAVANGDLSRKITVEVRGEILELKNTINTMVDQLSSFAAEVTRVAREVGTEGILAGQAEVRGVSGTWRELTDNVNLMARNLTEQVRGIARVVTAVANGDLKQKLTLGAKGEIATLVETINNMIVTLSTFADQVTSVARDVGIEGRLGGQADVPGAAGMWSDLTNNVNELAGNLTRQVRAIGDVATAVTKGDLSRSITVEARGEVALLKDNINQMIRTLAETTRVNMEQDWLKTNLTRFTRMLQGQRDLLTVANHVLSELAPVVDAQHGALYMVERRETETKLRLFASYANAKRKASASEIELGEGLLGQATLEKSRILVTDVPSDYMKLGSALGSAAPKNVVVVPILFEGEAKGVIELASFRPFTDIQLDFLDQLLESLGIVVATIEATMRTDELLRQSQGLAEELQTQQDELQQTNEELEEKARQLTQQKNEVERKNREVELAKQELEEKAEQLAVTSRYKSQFLANMSHELRTPLNSLLILSRQLAYNTDGNLDTRQVEYAETIHQSGADLLTLINEILDLAKVESGTIALEPTDVELGDLANYVERSFRQIASERRLAFDIRVDDALPRSIQTDDMRLKQILRNLLSNAFKFTSEGEVSLRVRAESNGAAPCVAFSVSDSGVGIPRDKQKLVFEAFQQADGSTSRKYGGTGLGLAISREIATLLGGELRLTSEPGLGSTFTLLLPRGGGSPLGPESGTPTASAVPDVRESIVPGDRILLLATDDSALAHLAFERGGTFGFRGVVATTGAEALELSRSLRPHAILLDLSVPDMNGWVVLDQLSHDPATRHIAVHVVTEEQFHRRALAAGARDVVPRPPSQADMDLSLRELGAFLARSERRLLLVDPDAARREALADFLASNDVAIEQAACMGDDVDLDWADCVVAATLDALDETDSARLPVVLWPKEAPDLSASARERPVVARCREQVLEAVSRFLHLSIGDLSVEQRKALEICVRRDPTISGKRVLIVDDDVRNLFAIAAVLEQHDVLVSHAENGRDALQRLAEGPCMDAVLMDVMMPEMDGYEATRRIRAQPQYDGLPVIALTAKAMKGDREKCLDSGASDYITKPVEPEQLLSLLRVWCTDEADSRLRDGT, encoded by the coding sequence ATGACACAGGCCATCACTGCGCAGCATCTCGACCTGGACCACAAGATGCTCCTTGGTGCGCTACGTGCATTTCAGCGAGGGGATTTCGCGGTGCGGTTGCCGGACGAGCTGATCGGCATCGATGGGGAGATATGCAGCGCCTTCAACGACCTCGCTCAGACGGCGGAGTCGCTATGCACGGACGTGACTGAGCTCCGCCGAAGTGTTGGTCAGGAGGGACGCACGCAGCACCGGATCAAGTCGCTCGATGTCCGCGGGGGCTGGGCGACCTACGTGTTGGCCGTCAACGCGCTGCTCGACGACCTCACCGCGCATAGCAACGAGGTCGTAAACGTGGTCGCTGCCGTCGCCCGGGGTGATCTGACGCAGTTTGTCGACGTGGATGGCGGAGAAGACATCCTCCAAGGGGACTTCCTGCGCTCCGCGCGTTCCGTGAACGCGATGGTCCGCCAGCTCGCTGTCTTTGGTTCTGAAGTGACGCGCGTCGCCCGTGAAGTCGGCATCGAAGGAAAGCTGGGGGCCCAAGCTCAGGTGGAAGGCGTTTCTGGCACTTGGAAGGAGCTGACCGACAACGTCAATCTGATGGCCAAGAACCTCACGGCGCAGGTTCGTGAAATCGCGCGGGTTACCACTGCGGTCGCCCAAGGCGATCTCAGCAAGACCATCAACATCGAAGTTCAGGGTGAGATCCAGGAACTGAAGCGGACCATCAACACCATGGTGGGTCAGCTCAGCGCGTTTGCCGACGAGGTCACGCGCGTGGCGCGCGAGGTGGGCACGGACGGGATCCTGGGCGGGCAAGCCCAGGTTCGCGGCGTTTCCGGGGTGTGGCGCGAGCTCACCGAAAACGTGAACTCCATGGCCAACAACCTGACCTTCCAGGTGCGAAACATCGCGGAGGTGGCCAGTGCCATCGCCGCGGGTGACCTTTCCAAGAAGATTACGGTGAAGGTCGAGGGAGAAATCTCGGAGCTGAAGAACACCATCAACACCATGGTGGATCAGCTCGGATCCTTCGCCGACGAGGTCACGCGCGTGGCGCGGGAGGTGGGCACGGACGGGATCTTGGGCGGGCAAGCCCAGGTTCGCGGCGTTTCCGGGGTATGGCGCGAGCTCACCGAGAACGTGAACTCAATGGCCAACAATCTCACGGACCAGGTGCGTAACGTGGCGGAAGTGGTCACTGCCATCGCCGAGGGTGACCTTAGCCACAAGATCACCGTCGACGCGCGCGGCGAAATGCTCACGCTCAAGAGCACCATCAACTCCACGGTCGACAAGCTCAACAGCTTCTCTTCGGAGGTGACCCGAGTCGCCCGCTTGGTCGGCACGGAGGGCACTCTCGGAGTTCAAGCCGACGTCCGAGACGTTTCGGGGATCTGGAAGGAGCTCACCGACAACGTCAACACCATGGGCCAAAACCTCACGGACCAAGTCCGTGACATCGCGGAGGTCACGACCGCAGTCGCAAACGGCGACCTCTCACGGAAGATCACGGTGGAGGTTCGTGGAGAGATCCTGACGCTGAAGAACACCATCAACAACATGGTGGACGCGCTCAGCTCCTTCGCGGACGAGGTCAACCGCCTAGCCCGCGACGTGGGTACGGAAGGCGTCCTCGGCGGACAGGCCGTCGTCGGTGACGTTTCTGGGATCTGGAAAGAGCTCACCGACAACGTCAACTCGATGGCGCGCAACTTGACGAACCAGGTGCGCAACATCGCCGGCGTTGCCCGTGCCGTGGCGGGAGGAGACCTCTCGAAGAAGATCACTGTTGACGTGCGGGGCGAAGTCCTCGACCTGAAGAACACCATCAACGCGATGGTGGACCAGCTGAATGCCTTCGGCGCAGAGGTCGCTCGCGTCGCTCGCGAGGTCGGCGTGGAAGGAAAGCTCGGCGGACAAGCGCGGGTCGAAGGGGTTCAGGGTACTTGGAAGGAGCTCACGGACAATGTGAACCTGATGGCCAAGAACCTGACGAATCAGGTCCGCGACATCGCAACGGTGACCACAGCCGTTGCCCGGGGCGACCTCACGCGACAGATCGCAGTGGATGCCAGCGGCGAGATCCTGGAGCTGAAGAACACCATCAACACCATGGTGGACCAGCTTGGTGCCTTCGCGGACGAGGTCACGCGTCTGGCCAGCGAGGTGGGGATCGAAGGCAAGCTCGGCAGCCAAGCAGATGTTCGTGGCGTGTCGGGCACGTGGAGGGATCTGACGGATGCCGTCAACTCCATGGCCAACAACCTTACCGATCAGGTCCGCAACATCTCGCAGGTGGCCACGGCCATCGCTCAAGGGGATCTGGAGAAGAAGATCGTGGTGGATGCTCGAGGAGAGATCCTCGAGCTGAAGAACACCATCAACACCATGGTTGACCAGCTGAGCTCCTTCGCAGAGCAGGTCACGCGGGTCGCTCGCGAAGTGGGAACCGAAGGCAAGCTGGGCGGCCAAGCGTCCGTGGAAGGTGTTCGGGGAATTTGGAAAGAGCTCACCGACAACGTCAACCTGATGGCAAGCAACCTCACCAATCAGGTGCGCGACATCTCACAGGTATCGACGGCGATCGCTCGGGGAGATTTGGGGCGCAAGATCACGGTGCAAGTGCGGGGCGAGATTCTCGACCTGAAGAACACCATCAACACCACGGTGGATCAGCTCAGCTCCTTCGCGGACGAAGTGACCCGAGTGGCACGGGACGTGGGCGTCGAAGGCAAGTTGGGCGGTCAAGCCGAGGTACGTGGGGTGTCGGGTATTTGGAAGGAGCTCACCGACAACGTCAACTTGATGGCGAAGAACCTGACGAATCAGGTTCGTGACATCGCGACGGTGACCACCGCCGTGGCCAATGGCGATCTTTCCAGGAAGATCACTGTCGAGGTTCGTGGCGAGATCCTGGAGCTCAAGAACACCATCAACACCATGGTGGATCAACTCAGTTCCTTCGCCGCGGAGGTAACCCGCGTCGCCCGCGAAGTTGGGACAGAAGGGATACTCGCTGGGCAGGCGGAGGTGCGCGGTGTTTCCGGCACCTGGCGGGAGCTCACGGACAACGTCAACCTGATGGCTAGAAACCTCACCGAGCAAGTCCGCGGGATCGCGCGCGTTGTGACGGCCGTCGCCAACGGCGATTTGAAGCAGAAGCTCACGCTCGGAGCCAAGGGCGAGATCGCGACGCTTGTCGAGACGATCAACAACATGATCGTGACGCTCTCCACCTTCGCGGACCAGGTGACGAGCGTCGCGCGAGATGTCGGGATCGAGGGCCGCCTTGGCGGGCAAGCAGACGTACCGGGCGCGGCGGGGATGTGGAGCGATCTGACCAACAACGTGAACGAGCTCGCCGGAAACCTGACGCGACAGGTACGCGCCATTGGAGACGTGGCGACGGCCGTGACCAAGGGAGATCTCAGCAGATCCATCACGGTAGAGGCGCGAGGCGAGGTCGCTCTTCTGAAGGACAACATCAATCAGATGATTCGAACTCTCGCCGAGACGACTCGAGTCAACATGGAGCAGGATTGGCTGAAGACCAACCTCACCCGTTTCACCAGAATGCTCCAAGGTCAGCGCGACCTTCTGACCGTGGCCAACCATGTGCTTTCCGAGCTTGCCCCGGTGGTGGACGCTCAGCACGGTGCCTTGTACATGGTGGAGCGCAGGGAGACCGAGACCAAGCTCCGGCTGTTCGCTTCCTACGCCAACGCGAAGCGCAAGGCATCGGCGTCGGAAATCGAGCTCGGAGAAGGGCTTTTGGGACAGGCAACGCTGGAGAAGAGCCGCATCCTCGTGACGGATGTTCCCAGCGACTACATGAAACTGGGTTCCGCCTTGGGCAGTGCGGCACCGAAGAACGTCGTCGTCGTGCCCATCCTGTTCGAAGGGGAGGCCAAGGGCGTGATCGAGCTCGCTTCTTTTCGGCCGTTCACCGACATCCAGCTCGACTTTCTGGACCAACTCTTGGAGAGCCTCGGCATCGTCGTAGCAACCATCGAGGCCACCATGCGCACGGACGAGCTCTTGAGACAGTCGCAGGGCCTCGCCGAGGAGCTGCAAACACAGCAAGACGAGCTGCAACAGACGAATGAAGAGCTCGAGGAGAAGGCCCGGCAGCTGACTCAGCAGAAGAACGAAGTCGAACGCAAGAACCGCGAGGTCGAGCTGGCCAAGCAAGAGCTCGAGGAAAAGGCGGAGCAGTTGGCGGTGACCTCCCGCTACAAGTCTCAGTTTCTCGCCAACATGTCTCACGAGCTGCGCACGCCCCTGAACAGCTTGCTGATCCTTTCGCGCCAGCTCGCGTACAACACCGACGGGAACCTGGACACCAGGCAAGTCGAATATGCCGAGACCATTCACCAGTCGGGAGCCGACCTGCTGACCCTAATCAACGAGATCCTGGACCTGGCGAAGGTCGAATCGGGGACCATTGCCCTCGAGCCGACGGACGTCGAGCTCGGCGATCTGGCGAACTACGTGGAGCGCTCCTTCCGGCAGATCGCGAGCGAACGTCGTTTGGCGTTCGACATCCGCGTGGACGATGCGCTGCCCAGAAGCATTCAGACCGACGACATGCGGCTAAAGCAGATCTTGCGCAATTTGTTGTCCAATGCCTTCAAGTTCACCTCCGAAGGCGAGGTGAGCCTGCGGGTGCGCGCCGAGAGCAATGGCGCAGCCCCCTGTGTGGCGTTCTCGGTGAGCGATTCGGGAGTAGGCATCCCCCGAGACAAGCAGAAGCTCGTGTTCGAGGCCTTTCAACAGGCCGACGGTAGCACCAGCCGAAAGTACGGTGGGACGGGACTGGGCTTGGCGATCAGTCGGGAGATTGCCACTCTTCTGGGAGGGGAGCTTCGGCTCACTAGCGAACCCGGCTTGGGGAGCACGTTCACACTGCTGCTTCCGCGGGGCGGTGGTAGCCCCCTCGGTCCGGAGTCAGGCACGCCGACTGCCAGCGCCGTGCCCGATGTCCGCGAGTCCATTGTGCCCGGAGATCGCATCTTGCTGTTGGCGACAGACGATTCGGCACTGGCACACCTGGCATTCGAACGCGGCGGCACGTTCGGCTTTCGTGGCGTCGTAGCCACGACCGGCGCGGAAGCTCTGGAACTTTCGCGCAGTCTCCGGCCCCACGCGATTCTACTGGATCTGTCCGTTCCGGACATGAACGGGTGGGTGGTGCTCGATCAGCTGAGCCACGATCCAGCAACTCGCCACATCGCCGTCCACGTCGTCACCGAAGAGCAGTTCCACAGGCGGGCGCTGGCCGCCGGCGCCCGCGATGTGGTCCCCAGACCTCCGAGCCAGGCGGACATGGATCTCTCGCTGCGCGAGCTGGGTGCGTTTCTCGCTCGCTCGGAGCGGCGCCTCCTGCTCGTCGACCCGGATGCTGCGCGGCGCGAAGCGCTCGCCGACTTTTTGGCTTCGAACGACGTAGCGATCGAGCAAGCCGCTTGCATGGGCGATGACGTCGACCTCGATTGGGCGGATTGCGTCGTCGCCGCGACCCTCGATGCGCTCGACGAGACAGACTCGGCTCGCCTTCCCGTCGTGTTGTGGCCCAAGGAGGCGCCTGACCTGAGCGCCTCAGCTCGCGAGCGACCCGTCGTTGCGAGGTGTCGCGAGCAAGTGCTGGAGGCAGTGTCTCGGTTCTTGCACCTGTCCATCGGGGACCTGAGCGTCGAACAGCGGAAGGCGCTGGAAATCTGCGTCAGGAGAGACCCGACGATATCCGGCAAGCGGGTGCTGATCGTCGACGACGACGTGCGCAACCTGTTCGCCATCGCGGCCGTGCTCGAGCAGCACGACGTCCTCGTTTCCCACGCGGAGAACGGCCGGGACGCGCTTCAGCGGTTGGCGGAAGGGCCCTGCATGGATGCGGTGTTGATGGACGTGATGATGCCGGAGATGGACGGCTACGAAGCAACCCGAAGGATCCGCGCTCAGCCTCAGTACGACGGTCTGCCAGTGATCGCGTTGACCGCCAAGGCAATGAAAGGTGACCGAGAGAAGTGTCTGGACTCCGGCGCGTCGGACTACATCACCAAACCGGTCGAGCCGGAACAGCTCCTGTCACTGCTCCGCGTCTGGTGCACGGACGAAGCTGACTCAAGACTTCGAGACGGAACATAG
- a CDS encoding response regulator — protein MSPDVRDILLVDDNPANLTAIEVGLGDLGRRVVRAASGEDALRRLLELDFSLILLDVQMPTLDGFQTARLIRQRPRSRGTPIIFMTAFDCDDKEVLRAYELGAVDFLFKPVVPEILRSKASVFVNLQIQAELIRESVQKDHERQLAAERARWEEESLRQRIDDARRVAEETARRARELSATVNELEDAKLQLTRVNEELATADRRKDEFLAVLAHELRNPLAPLLTHLELLGMRATESADVGLQRTVETMDRQVGHLNRVVDDLLDVSRITTGDIQLVWERVDLSDVIQQACNIARPLLATHQHQLVVSLTECPMFVKGDSVRLTQIVANLLNNAARYSDPKGRISLTLRQEADEAAIRVEDRGRGIAANAQERIFEMFTQERRGGGGLGVGLALARRLVSLHQGTISVASEGLGKGSVFKVLLPALKDDAPSPQRPAACGAEAALAPLHIVLVEDDVDIRQAMLTLLQRWGHHVEVADTGPRGLDLILKAVPDVAVIDLGLPELDGCEVAQRVRDVLPKERVCLMAMTGFGRKEDRHRALAAGFDVHLVKPASARSIAKALADVPRH, from the coding sequence ATGAGTCCGGACGTTCGGGACATCCTGCTGGTCGACGACAACCCCGCGAACCTCACCGCCATCGAGGTGGGGCTGGGCGACTTGGGCCGACGCGTGGTTCGGGCGGCGAGCGGAGAGGATGCGCTCCGACGACTACTGGAGCTGGACTTCTCCCTCATTCTTCTCGACGTCCAGATGCCCACACTGGACGGATTCCAAACGGCTCGTCTGATCCGGCAGCGGCCACGATCGCGAGGCACGCCCATCATCTTCATGACGGCGTTCGACTGCGATGACAAGGAGGTCTTACGCGCCTACGAGCTCGGCGCCGTGGACTTCTTGTTCAAGCCCGTCGTCCCGGAGATCCTACGCTCGAAGGCTTCTGTCTTCGTGAACCTCCAGATTCAAGCGGAGCTCATCCGCGAAAGCGTCCAAAAGGACCATGAACGACAACTCGCTGCGGAGCGCGCTCGGTGGGAGGAGGAGTCGCTTCGGCAGCGGATCGACGACGCGAGGCGTGTTGCCGAAGAAACTGCGCGGCGTGCACGAGAGCTGTCGGCAACCGTCAACGAGCTCGAGGACGCAAAGCTTCAGCTGACCCGGGTGAACGAAGAGTTGGCGACTGCGGATCGCCGAAAAGACGAGTTCTTGGCGGTGCTCGCCCACGAGCTGCGCAATCCGCTCGCTCCACTCTTGACGCACCTGGAGCTACTGGGAATGCGGGCAACGGAGTCCGCAGACGTGGGGCTGCAGCGCACCGTCGAAACGATGGATCGCCAGGTTGGACACCTGAACCGCGTCGTCGACGACCTGCTGGACGTGTCCCGCATCACGACGGGCGACATTCAACTCGTCTGGGAGCGGGTAGATCTCTCCGACGTCATCCAACAGGCGTGCAATATCGCTCGCCCTCTGCTTGCGACTCACCAGCATCAGCTCGTGGTTTCGCTGACGGAATGCCCGATGTTCGTGAAGGGAGACTCCGTGCGACTCACGCAGATTGTCGCCAATCTGCTCAACAACGCAGCGAGATACTCGGACCCGAAAGGGCGCATCTCGCTCACGCTCCGCCAAGAGGCGGACGAGGCGGCAATCCGCGTGGAAGACCGGGGGCGAGGGATCGCAGCGAATGCTCAGGAACGCATCTTCGAGATGTTCACGCAAGAGCGCAGGGGTGGGGGTGGTTTGGGTGTGGGCCTCGCGCTCGCACGGCGACTCGTCAGCCTGCACCAAGGGACGATTTCCGTCGCCAGCGAGGGGTTGGGCAAGGGCAGTGTGTTCAAGGTTCTTCTCCCAGCGTTGAAAGACGATGCGCCGAGCCCGCAGCGTCCTGCTGCTTGTGGAGCGGAAGCTGCTCTCGCGCCACTGCACATCGTGCTCGTGGAGGACGACGTCGACATCCGACAGGCAATGCTCACTCTTCTCCAGCGCTGGGGCCATCACGTGGAGGTGGCGGACACCGGCCCGCGTGGGCTCGACCTGATACTGAAAGCGGTACCGGACGTCGCCGTGATCGACCTGGGGCTGCCGGAGCTCGACGGATGTGAGGTGGCACAGCGAGTCCGCGACGTGCTGCCCAAGGAGCGTGTGTGCTTGATGGCCATGACTGGATTTGGCCGCAAAGAAGATCGCCACCGTGCGCTGGCCGCGGGCTTCGACGTGCATCTGGTGAAGCCAGCCAGCGCGCGCTCGATCGCGAAAGCCTTGGCCGACGTTCCGCGCCACTGA
- a CDS encoding DUF4091 domain-containing protein, protein MRGTLLAIALLSSSNAALAVTAGVVGPNQKVRPTDAPAGETSAHLRAAQNEVEPFQIVLSGAASGVSVVIQKPIPVADITLYREGYYDVGTPSNSEGASGRWPDPLIPDVDTYAGEKRTAFPFDVPANESRVVWVDVRVKADAAPGDYAGELAIQVAGTTQQTIPISLHVGTFSLPSTATLKSAFGMGWSAPCLAHTGQDSCDTSWNEEKANTLRSRYLRSGLDHRFTISDSDFQPPLGASAAPYETHVMPYVAGTGDTLFAGAQLTAIRLDGSGSTLSSWISYAKAQGFFDRLFYYPVDEPGSNAGQWSNFIAQAQALHAVDASARIIITSAIQEADGHSATDDVDIFCPVINYLEDKPGQGSGYEGNQRSKYDSWLAGKNGRELWAYQSCMSHGCGSCGEATTSSYFTGWPNRVIDSSAVQNRAFPWIAFELDLTGELYFETTYQLTTAWDANGQCAFSGHGDGTLFYPGKPSVIGGTTDVPVESIRMKMIREGMEDYEYLTLAAQKDAAQAKAIAQTLFPHAYECDQTPAAVASARDQLFDLLDQPSTGGSGGSAGSASGGSAGSATGGSGGAAGSAGTASGGSAGSQKKDDGGCGCRTAPRSDGHRALLMAALSALLLVRRRRRRTVSPC, encoded by the coding sequence ATGCGGGGAACATTGCTGGCGATTGCCCTTCTCTCGAGCTCCAACGCCGCGCTGGCCGTCACGGCCGGCGTCGTCGGTCCGAATCAGAAGGTGCGCCCCACCGATGCCCCCGCCGGCGAAACCTCCGCACACCTACGGGCCGCCCAGAACGAAGTCGAGCCGTTCCAGATCGTGCTCTCCGGCGCCGCGAGTGGGGTCAGCGTCGTGATCCAGAAACCCATCCCGGTGGCAGACATCACGCTCTATCGCGAGGGCTACTACGACGTGGGGACGCCTTCGAACAGCGAAGGTGCCAGCGGGCGCTGGCCGGATCCGCTGATCCCCGACGTGGACACCTATGCCGGAGAGAAGCGCACTGCGTTTCCCTTCGACGTCCCCGCGAACGAAAGCCGCGTGGTGTGGGTCGACGTGCGCGTGAAGGCCGACGCCGCTCCCGGGGACTACGCGGGAGAGCTCGCCATCCAGGTTGCCGGAACCACGCAGCAGACCATTCCCATCTCGCTGCACGTCGGCACGTTCTCGCTGCCCAGCACCGCCACGCTGAAGTCCGCCTTCGGCATGGGCTGGAGCGCGCCGTGCCTGGCGCACACCGGTCAGGACTCCTGTGACACGAGCTGGAACGAAGAAAAGGCCAACACGCTCAGGTCGCGCTACCTCCGCTCCGGTCTCGATCATCGCTTCACCATCAGCGACAGCGATTTCCAGCCGCCCCTCGGCGCCAGCGCGGCTCCGTACGAGACCCACGTGATGCCCTACGTGGCGGGCACGGGAGATACGCTGTTCGCAGGCGCGCAGCTCACGGCCATCCGCCTAGATGGCAGCGGATCCACGCTCTCGAGCTGGATCAGCTACGCCAAGGCGCAGGGCTTCTTCGATCGCCTGTTCTACTACCCGGTGGACGAACCGGGCTCGAACGCCGGTCAGTGGTCGAACTTCATCGCACAAGCGCAAGCGCTGCACGCCGTCGACGCAAGCGCCCGCATCATCATCACCTCCGCGATCCAGGAGGCGGACGGCCACTCCGCCACGGACGACGTCGACATCTTCTGCCCCGTCATCAACTACCTGGAGGACAAGCCCGGACAGGGCAGCGGCTACGAGGGAAACCAGCGCTCCAAGTACGACAGCTGGCTCGCGGGCAAGAACGGTCGGGAGCTCTGGGCCTATCAATCGTGCATGTCCCACGGGTGCGGCAGCTGCGGGGAGGCGACCACCAGCAGCTACTTCACCGGCTGGCCCAATCGCGTGATCGACTCCAGCGCAGTCCAGAACCGCGCCTTCCCCTGGATCGCCTTCGAGCTCGACCTGACCGGCGAGCTCTACTTCGAGACCACGTATCAGCTCACCACCGCGTGGGACGCCAACGGCCAGTGCGCCTTCTCGGGCCACGGTGACGGCACGCTCTTCTATCCCGGCAAGCCCAGCGTCATCGGTGGCACCACGGACGTTCCCGTGGAGTCCATTCGCATGAAGATGATCCGCGAGGGCATGGAGGACTACGAGTACCTGACGCTGGCTGCCCAAAAGGACGCCGCACAGGCGAAGGCCATCGCTCAGACGCTCTTCCCCCACGCCTACGAGTGCGATCAAACGCCCGCCGCCGTAGCATCTGCGCGGGATCAGCTCTTCGATCTCCTCGACCAGCCGTCCACCGGCGGCAGCGGCGGGAGCGCGGGCAGCGCCAGCGGCGGCAGCGCCGGCTCCGCCACCGGAGGCAGCGGCGGAGCTGCGGGCAGCGCGGGCACCGCCAGCGGCGGTAGCGCCGGCTCGCAGAAGAAGGACGACGGCGGCTGCGGCTGTCGCACTGCGCCGCGCTCCGACGGCCATCGTGCACTTCTCATGGCCGCGCTGTCCGCCCTGCTCTTGGTTCGGCGCCGTCGAAGGCGTACGGTTTCCCCGTGCTGA
- a CDS encoding AgmX/PglI C-terminal domain-containing protein has translation MMSVRRGTAPLAFALAVAACASPPRPVAPKPAPTPPPAKVAPVDESTTLPPWLVKALDGVRLPTADHGRPLGDGPNVLIDHRSVVVEGLLVADTLQLAADPRVQRVDGQFEVLKRLREEWVRAHPSEPFPGIVRFWIDAELPAYMVKSAFETAVMAGYPHGQLVVRQPHGDWAQLPVEAFVPGPSEHAIGRLAPELIQREMRSNYDTFRKCYEGGLAKDPKLEGRVVFRFVIDTDGSVQTATDKGSTISDANVVRCVLDAVSKITFPKPKGGIVTVIYPIQFSPEE, from the coding sequence ATGATGTCGGTCCGCCGCGGTACCGCCCCGTTGGCGTTCGCCCTCGCCGTCGCGGCCTGCGCTTCTCCGCCTCGTCCGGTTGCGCCGAAGCCAGCGCCCACGCCGCCCCCCGCCAAGGTCGCTCCCGTCGACGAGAGCACGACGCTTCCGCCGTGGCTCGTCAAAGCCCTCGACGGTGTCCGGCTACCGACGGCAGATCACGGCCGCCCGCTGGGCGACGGTCCCAACGTGCTCATCGACCACCGCTCCGTCGTCGTAGAAGGCCTCCTGGTCGCGGACACGTTGCAGCTCGCCGCCGACCCCCGAGTCCAGCGCGTGGATGGACAGTTCGAAGTTCTGAAGCGCCTACGGGAGGAGTGGGTGCGCGCGCACCCTTCAGAGCCTTTCCCCGGCATCGTCCGCTTCTGGATCGACGCCGAGCTGCCCGCGTACATGGTCAAGAGCGCATTTGAAACGGCGGTGATGGCTGGCTATCCCCACGGCCAGCTCGTGGTGCGACAGCCTCACGGGGACTGGGCTCAGCTTCCGGTCGAGGCCTTCGTCCCGGGGCCGAGCGAGCACGCGATCGGTCGCCTGGCGCCGGAGCTCATTCAGCGCGAGATGCGCAGCAACTACGACACCTTCCGCAAGTGCTACGAGGGCGGACTGGCGAAGGACCCCAAGCTGGAAGGCCGCGTCGTGTTCCGCTTCGTGATCGACACGGATGGCAGCGTGCAAACGGCGACAGACAAGGGCTCCACCATTTCGGACGCCAACGTCGTGCGGTGCGTGTTGGATGCCGTGAGCAAGATCACCTTCCCGAAGCCGAAAGGTGGAATCGTAACGGTCATCTATCCGATTCAGTTCTCGCCGGAGGAGTAG
- a CDS encoding GNAT family N-acetyltransferase — protein MAFTLRNGEPARLRTASVADAEALVELDTALVQDGRGMVQTLDDVGDLDAKRRRVDDMYRGFSAGEATLILVAELAAGVVGCAELRQLRPTLCQHVGILSVGVHPDAQRQGVGRALMNALVAHAEECGLLRLELYVRADNDRALAMYRSLGFTLEATRARFIRRSDGGFVDDHVLVRFLHA, from the coding sequence TTGGCCTTCACGCTTCGCAATGGAGAGCCGGCGCGGTTGCGCACGGCCTCCGTTGCGGACGCCGAAGCCTTGGTGGAGCTGGACACCGCGCTGGTCCAGGACGGCCGCGGTATGGTGCAGACGCTGGATGACGTCGGGGATCTCGACGCCAAGCGGCGGCGCGTCGACGACATGTACCGCGGCTTTTCCGCGGGTGAAGCGACGCTGATCTTGGTGGCGGAGCTCGCCGCGGGCGTCGTGGGCTGCGCGGAGCTCCGACAGCTCCGCCCCACGCTGTGCCAGCACGTGGGCATTCTCTCCGTGGGCGTGCACCCTGACGCCCAACGCCAGGGCGTCGGCCGCGCGTTGATGAACGCCCTCGTGGCGCACGCCGAAGAGTGCGGCTTGCTCCGCCTCGAGCTCTACGTACGCGCCGACAACGATCGCGCCCTCGCGATGTATCGAAGCCTCGGCTTCACCCTGGAAGCCACCCGCGCTCGCTTCATACGCCGAAGCGACGGCGGCTTCGTCGATGACCACGTCCTGGTCCGTTTCCTCCACGCATGA